In Nicotiana tabacum cultivar K326 chromosome 11, ASM71507v2, whole genome shotgun sequence, a single window of DNA contains:
- the LOC107814757 gene encoding putative ETHYLENE INSENSITIVE 3-like 4 protein, translating into MVEFQEIIEPLSPMSEVEENQELDDEEINYDDLKRRMWKDRMRMQKLKTKKEINTSTSSKDLVEGDEDDDSQAKQEQSRRKKMSRAQDSVLKYMVKIMEICNGQGFVFGIVPEKGKPVTGSSDSLREWWKEKVKFEQNAPAAIATFLPKLVEENILDPNSCMHLLQDLQDTTLGSLLSALMQHCIPPQRRFPLDKGLAPPWWPTGKELWWGDQGFAQELGPPPYKKPHDLKKAWKVSVLAAIIKHMSANLDRMRRLVKQSKSLQNKMTAKETATWSKVVNHEEVLLKLTEKALKISTSKEEEGENKGKEDEYLALVPKIGNRVNLFDGSTLRRKEKRKGVFESEIDTEDEIFATQNSNNCAQSDLGVGLPCKNSRIDSEKSCLVRENSIDKGEDQLLDLSINNFPSLIEAQPIPNEEIMVGHGQHDWVNMDIKRSFQSYNASQNANGGSVVENFEGFWGGNVLEQIHYDPSTYRNMNLNATPQEDGVLHHQAPISVWDLAYEDTSSI; encoded by the coding sequence ATGGTTGAATTTCAAGAAATTATAGAGCCTTTGAGCCCAATGAGCGAAGTGGAAGAGAACCAAGAAttagatgatgaagaaatcaaCTACGATGATCTCAAACGGCGCATGTGGAAGGACCGGATGCGTATGCAGAAGCTTAAAACCAAGAAGGAAATCAATACTTCCACTTCTAGCAAAGATTTAGTAGAGGGTGATGAAGACGACGACTCACAAGCTAAGCAAGAACAATCGCGTCGTAAAAAGATGTCAAGAGCTCAAGATTCAGTCCTCAAGTACATGGTAAAAATCATGGAGATTTGCAACGGTCAAGGCTTCGTTTTTGGGATCGTGCCAGAAAAAGGGAAGCCTGTAACCGGCTCGTCGGATAGTTTAAGGGAGTGGTGGAAAGAGAAGGTGAAGTTTGAACAAAATGCCCCAGCTGCCATTGCTACATTCTTGCCTAAATTAGTGGAAGAAAATATATTGGATCCTAATTCATGCATGCATCTTCTTCAAGACTTGCAAGATACTACTTTAGGCTCACTACTTTCTGCCCTAATGCAACATTGTATACCTCCACAAAGGAGGTTTCCTTTGGATAAAGGGTTGGCCCCACCTTGGTGGCCCACAGGGAAGGAACTTTGGTGGGGTGATCAAGGTTTTGCGCAAGAATTAGGCCCACCACCTTACAAGAAACCACATGACTTGAAAAAGGCATGGAAAGTAAGTGTTTTGGCTGCTATTATTAAACATATGTCTGCTAATTTGGATAGGATGAGGAGGTTGGTCAAACAATCCAAGAGTTTGCAAAACAAGATGACAGCTAAAGAAACAGCTACTTGGTCAAAAGTTGTTAATCACGAAGAAGTCCTTCTCAAGCTCACTGAAAAAGCTCTCAAAATTTCAACATCAAAGGAGGAGGAAGGAGAAAATAAGGGAAAAGAAGATGAATATCTTGCTTTAGTACCCAAAATTGGTAATCGTGTCAATTTGTTTGATGGCTCTACTTTGaggagaaaggagaaaaggaaagggGTATTCGAGAGTGAAATAGACACGGAGGATGAAATTTTTGCTACCCAAAATTCAAATAATTGCGCGCAAAGTGATTTAGGGGTGGGATTACCgtgcaagaattcaagaattgaCTCCGAGAAAAGTTGTCTTGTTCGCGAAAATAGTATCGACAAGGGGGAGGATCAATTGCTTGACCTGTCCATTAACAACTTTCCCAGCTTGATTGAAGCACAACCAATTCCAAATGAAGAAATAATGGTTGGCCATGGGCAACATGATTGGGTGAACATGGATATAAAAAGGAGCTTCCAGAGCTATAATGCATCACAAAATGCTAATGGAGGATCAGTTGTGGAGAATTTCGAAGGATTTTGGGGAGGCAATGTCCTTGAACAAATTCATTATGATCCCTCTACTTATAGAAACATGAATTTGAATGCTACTCCACAAGAAGATGGTGTTCTACATCATCAAGCTCCGATTTCTGTTTGGGATTTGGCATATGAGGATACAAGCTCCATTTAA